In Paraburkholderia caribensis, a single window of DNA contains:
- a CDS encoding DUF799 domain-containing protein, which translates to MKRILSLKLIAAMSVLVALTACVSKPARQMDYTAFRNSKPSTILVLPPVNDTTDVGASYSMLSQMTMPLAEGGYYVVPVAEMEETFKHNGLTNANDIQNVAPDKLRSIFGADAALYTKISQYGSKYMVIDSTTAVTASAKLVDLRSGDTLWSGAAGATGKELGGNVNVGGGLIGALVQAAVKQVAHTLSDEAHDVAGLTSRKLLSSGGADGLLYGPRSPKYGTD; encoded by the coding sequence ATGAAACGCATTCTTTCACTCAAACTGATCGCTGCGATGTCCGTGCTGGTTGCACTCACGGCATGCGTGTCGAAGCCCGCGCGTCAGATGGACTACACCGCGTTCCGCAACAGCAAGCCGAGCACGATTCTCGTGCTGCCGCCCGTCAACGACACGACCGACGTCGGCGCGAGCTACAGCATGCTGTCGCAGATGACGATGCCGCTCGCGGAAGGCGGCTATTACGTGGTGCCTGTCGCCGAAATGGAAGAGACGTTCAAGCACAACGGGCTGACCAATGCGAACGATATCCAGAACGTCGCGCCCGACAAGCTGCGCAGCATCTTCGGCGCGGACGCCGCGCTGTACACGAAGATCTCGCAATATGGCTCGAAGTACATGGTGATCGACAGCACGACGGCCGTTACGGCCAGCGCGAAGCTGGTCGATCTGCGTTCCGGCGATACCCTCTGGTCCGGCGCAGCCGGCGCGACGGGCAAGGAACTGGGCGGCAACGTGAACGTCGGCGGCGGGCTGATCGGCGCGCTGGTGCAGGCGGCCGTGAAGCAGGTCGCGCACACGTTGAGCGACGAAGCGCACGACGTCGCGGGCCTGACGAGCCGCAAGCTGCTGTCGAGCGGCGGCGCGGATGGTTTGCTGTATGGTCCGCGTTCGCCGAAGTACGGCACGGACTGA
- a CDS encoding DUF4810 domain-containing protein has protein sequence MKKEQWLTGLALPVAAACALLTGCANTTKSVALYQWDGYQPQVYEYFKGKNSPQQQIDALEKARQQIAAKGAAVPPGFHAHLGMLYASVGNDQQAKQELLAEKQSFPESTVYMDFLLSKFQ, from the coding sequence ATGAAAAAAGAACAATGGCTGACGGGCCTCGCGTTGCCCGTCGCGGCAGCGTGCGCGCTGCTGACGGGGTGCGCGAACACGACGAAGAGCGTTGCGCTCTATCAATGGGACGGCTACCAGCCGCAGGTCTACGAGTACTTCAAGGGTAAGAACAGTCCGCAGCAGCAGATCGATGCGCTCGAGAAGGCGCGTCAGCAGATCGCCGCGAAGGGCGCAGCGGTGCCGCCGGGCTTCCATGCCCATTTGGGCATGCTGTACGCGAGCGTCGGCAACGATCAGCAGGCGAAGCAGGAATTGCTCGCCGAAAAGCAGTCGTTTCCTGAGTCGACGGTTTACATGGACTTCCTGTTGAGCAAATTCCAATAA
- a CDS encoding CsgG/HfaB family protein: MKLTKPSALLVATFVAAALSGCATEASRSLPTPEVSSAQVPYAGKPVLVSVGKFDNRSSYLRGIFSNGIDVVGSQAKTILVTTLQQSRRFSVLERDNMNEIAQEASLANKTQKLKGASYVITGDVTEFGRKEVGDHQLFGILGQGKSQIAYAKVSLNIVDTTTSEVVATSQGAGEYSLSNREVIGFGGTASYDSTLNGKVLDLAIKEAVNHLVQQVDAGALQASK; the protein is encoded by the coding sequence TTGAAGCTAACCAAACCCTCCGCATTGCTCGTCGCCACGTTCGTTGCTGCGGCACTGAGCGGATGCGCGACGGAGGCGTCGCGCTCGCTGCCGACGCCCGAAGTCAGCAGTGCACAAGTGCCGTATGCCGGCAAGCCGGTGCTCGTCTCCGTCGGCAAGTTCGACAATCGTTCGAGCTACTTGCGCGGCATCTTCTCCAACGGCATCGACGTGGTGGGCAGCCAGGCGAAGACTATCCTCGTCACGACCTTGCAGCAGAGCCGCCGCTTCTCGGTACTGGAGCGCGACAACATGAATGAGATCGCGCAGGAAGCGTCGCTTGCGAACAAGACGCAGAAGCTCAAAGGCGCAAGCTACGTGATTACCGGCGACGTCACCGAGTTCGGCCGCAAGGAAGTCGGCGACCACCAGTTGTTCGGCATTCTGGGGCAGGGCAAGAGCCAGATCGCGTACGCCAAGGTCAGTCTGAACATCGTCGACACGACGACTTCCGAAGTGGTCGCAACCAGCCAGGGCGCGGGCGAATACAGTCTGTCGAACCGCGAAGTGATCGGCTTCGGCGGCACGGCTTCGTACGACTCCACGCTCAACGGCAAGGTGCTCGATCTGGCCATCAAGGAAGCCGTCAATCATCTGGTGCAGCAGGTCGACGCAGGCGCATTGCAGGCGTCGAAGTAA
- a CDS encoding lysozyme inhibitor LprI family protein — MLKTALRSGWWRRARESAPAALCAFASAVTLASALMMAPGAAHAEVAAADPIDASMRACLARADMSSTIGQVQCMDAARLAWQASMDQSLQQLLSKAPDAQRKKWEESQKRWKAWREADGKLLADVLATTRGTSYQLAVADMQLQPVRDRALALRAAALNAGRQDPKKRPRACSFDAQCEHAMFDLNRYYRRLHAKLPAHTRPVLSRAQRAWTAYRDATVPLMDARSQVDIIGARVAQLKRMGDTAGND; from the coding sequence ATGCTGAAGACAGCACTGCGCTCCGGGTGGTGGCGTCGTGCGCGCGAGAGCGCGCCGGCGGCGCTGTGCGCGTTCGCATCGGCAGTGACGTTGGCGAGCGCGCTGATGATGGCACCCGGCGCGGCGCATGCCGAAGTCGCTGCCGCCGACCCCATCGACGCATCGATGCGCGCGTGTCTTGCGCGCGCCGACATGTCGTCGACGATCGGTCAGGTGCAGTGCATGGACGCGGCGCGGCTCGCGTGGCAGGCGTCGATGGACCAGTCGTTGCAGCAGTTGCTGTCCAAAGCACCCGACGCGCAGCGCAAGAAGTGGGAAGAAAGCCAGAAGCGCTGGAAGGCCTGGCGCGAAGCGGACGGCAAGTTGCTCGCCGACGTGCTCGCCACGACACGCGGCACGTCCTACCAGCTCGCGGTCGCCGACATGCAGTTGCAGCCGGTGCGCGACCGCGCGCTCGCGCTGCGCGCAGCGGCGTTGAACGCGGGCAGGCAGGACCCGAAGAAGCGCCCGCGCGCCTGCTCGTTCGACGCGCAATGCGAGCACGCGATGTTCGACCTGAACCGCTATTACCGGCGCCTGCACGCGAAGCTGCCTGCACATACGCGGCCCGTCCTGTCTCGCGCGCAACGCGCGTGGACGGCTTACCGCGATGCGACCGTCCCATTGATGGACGCGCGCTCGCAGGTCGATATCATCGGCGCGCGCGTCGCCCAGCTCAAGCGCATGGGCGACACGGCCGGCAACGACTGA
- a CDS encoding arginine/lysine/ornithine decarboxylase — MKFRFPVVIIDEDFRSENISGSGIRALAEAIEKEGAEVLGLTSYGDLTSFAQQSSRASCFILSIDDDELLPYVENGDGETPDVAPAIVDLRAFVEAVRKRNADIPIFLYGETRTSRHLPNDILRELHGFIHMFEDTPEFVARHIIREAKVYLDSLAPPFFKELVQYADEGSYSWHCPGHSGGVAFLKNPLGQMFHQFFGENMLRADVCNAVDELGQLLDHTGPVAASERNAARIFSADHLFFVTNGTSTSNKIVWHATVAPGDIVLVDRNCHKSILHAITMTHAIPVFLTPTRNHFGIIGPIPRDEFKPENIRKKIEANPFAREALAKNPNLKPRILTITQSTYDGVIYNVEMIKDLLGDLLDTLHFDEAWLPHAEFHEFYQDMHAIGAGRPRTGALVFATHSTHKLLAGISQASQILVQDSENSTFDRHRFNEAYLMHTSTSPQYAIIASCDVAAAMMEPPGGTALVEESIAEALDFRRAMRKVDAEYGDDWFFKVWGPEELAEEGIGSREDWMLRPNDRWHGFGPLADGFNMLDPIKATIITPGLDVDGEFGETGIPAAIVTKYLAEHGIIVEKTGLYSFFIMFTIGITKGRWNSMVTELQQFKDDYDNNQPLWRVLPEFVAQHPAYERIGLRDLCEQIHSVYRANDIARLTTEMYLSSMEPAMKPSDAFAKLAHREIDRVPIDELEGRVTSILLTPYPPGIPLLIPGERFNRTIVNYLRFAREFNERFPGFHTDIHGLVGETINGRIEYFVDCVRDS, encoded by the coding sequence ATGAAGTTTCGTTTTCCCGTCGTCATCATCGACGAGGACTTCCGCTCCGAGAACATCTCGGGTTCCGGCATCCGGGCGCTTGCCGAGGCTATCGAGAAAGAAGGCGCGGAAGTGCTGGGTCTCACGAGCTATGGCGATCTGACCTCGTTCGCGCAGCAGTCGAGCCGCGCGTCGTGCTTCATCCTGTCGATCGACGACGATGAACTGCTGCCCTACGTCGAGAACGGCGACGGCGAAACGCCCGACGTCGCGCCCGCGATCGTCGACCTGCGCGCGTTCGTCGAGGCGGTGCGCAAGCGCAATGCGGACATCCCCATCTTCCTGTACGGCGAAACGCGCACCTCGCGCCATCTGCCGAACGACATCCTGCGCGAACTGCATGGCTTCATCCACATGTTCGAGGACACGCCGGAGTTCGTCGCGCGGCATATCATCCGCGAGGCGAAGGTGTATCTGGATTCGCTCGCGCCGCCGTTCTTCAAGGAGCTGGTGCAATACGCGGACGAAGGCTCGTACTCGTGGCACTGTCCCGGCCACTCGGGCGGCGTGGCGTTCCTGAAGAACCCGCTCGGCCAGATGTTCCACCAGTTTTTCGGCGAGAACATGCTGCGCGCGGACGTCTGCAATGCCGTCGACGAACTCGGCCAGCTGCTCGACCACACCGGCCCCGTCGCGGCGTCGGAGCGCAACGCGGCGCGCATCTTCAGCGCGGACCATCTGTTCTTCGTGACGAACGGCACGTCCACGTCCAACAAGATCGTCTGGCATGCCACCGTGGCGCCGGGCGACATCGTGCTGGTGGACCGCAACTGCCACAAGTCGATCCTGCACGCGATCACGATGACGCACGCGATCCCCGTGTTCCTGACGCCGACGCGCAATCACTTCGGCATCATCGGGCCGATTCCGCGCGACGAATTCAAGCCGGAAAACATCCGCAAGAAGATCGAGGCGAATCCGTTCGCGCGCGAGGCGCTCGCGAAGAACCCGAACCTCAAGCCGCGCATCCTGACGATCACGCAGAGCACGTATGACGGCGTGATCTACAACGTCGAAATGATCAAGGATCTGCTCGGCGATCTGCTCGACACGCTGCACTTCGACGAGGCGTGGCTGCCGCACGCCGAGTTTCACGAGTTCTATCAGGACATGCATGCGATCGGCGCGGGCCGCCCGCGCACGGGCGCGCTGGTGTTCGCGACGCACTCCACACACAAGCTGCTGGCGGGTATTTCGCAGGCGTCGCAGATTCTCGTGCAGGACAGCGAGAACAGCACCTTCGACCGCCACCGCTTCAACGAGGCGTATCTGATGCACACGTCCACCTCGCCGCAATACGCGATCATCGCGTCGTGCGACGTGGCGGCGGCGATGATGGAGCCGCCGGGCGGCACGGCGCTGGTCGAGGAATCGATTGCCGAGGCGCTCGACTTCCGCCGCGCGATGCGCAAGGTCGATGCCGAATACGGCGACGACTGGTTCTTCAAGGTCTGGGGCCCGGAAGAACTGGCGGAAGAAGGCATCGGCTCGCGCGAAGACTGGATGCTGCGTCCGAACGACCGCTGGCACGGCTTCGGCCCGCTCGCGGACGGCTTCAACATGCTCGACCCGATCAAGGCGACGATCATCACGCCGGGGCTCGACGTGGACGGCGAATTCGGCGAGACGGGCATTCCCGCGGCGATCGTCACGAAGTATCTGGCGGAGCACGGCATCATCGTCGAGAAGACGGGTTTGTACTCGTTCTTCATCATGTTCACGATCGGCATCACGAAGGGCCGCTGGAACTCGATGGTCACGGAGCTTCAGCAGTTCAAGGACGACTACGACAACAACCAGCCGCTGTGGCGCGTGCTGCCCGAGTTCGTCGCGCAACATCCGGCCTATGAGCGCATCGGCCTGCGCGATCTGTGCGAACAGATCCACAGCGTGTACCGTGCGAACGACATCGCGCGTCTGACGACGGAGATGTACCTGTCGAGCATGGAGCCCGCCATGAAGCCTTCGGACGCGTTCGCGAAGCTCGCGCACCGCGAGATCGACCGCGTGCCCATCGACGAACTCGAAGGCCGCGTCACGTCGATCCTGCTGACGCCGTACCCGCCGGGCATTCCGCTGCTGATTCCGGGCGAGCGCTTCAACCGGACCATCGTCAACTATCTGCGCTTCGCGCGCGAGTTCAACGAGCGCTTCCCGGGCTTCCATACGGATATCCACGGGCTGGTCGGTGAGACGATCAACGGGCGCATCGAGTACTTCGTCGATTGCGTGCGCGATTCGTGA
- the dcd gene encoding dCTP deaminase, with protein MSIKSDKWIRRMAAEHKMIEPFAPGQVRATEDGRKIVSYGTSSYGYDIRCADEFKIFTNINSTIVDPKNFDEKSFVDFKGDVCIIPPNSFALARTVEYFRIPRSVLTVCLGKSTYARCGIIVNVTPFEPEWEGHVTLEFSNTTPLPAKIYANEGVAQVLFFESDEICDVSYADRGGKYQGQHGVTLPKT; from the coding sequence ATGAGCATCAAATCCGACAAGTGGATCCGGCGCATGGCCGCAGAGCACAAGATGATCGAGCCGTTCGCGCCAGGCCAGGTGCGCGCGACGGAAGACGGTCGCAAGATCGTCAGTTACGGCACGTCGAGCTACGGCTACGACATCCGCTGCGCCGACGAATTCAAGATCTTCACGAACATCAACTCGACCATCGTCGATCCGAAGAACTTCGACGAGAAATCGTTTGTCGATTTCAAGGGCGACGTCTGCATCATCCCGCCCAACTCGTTCGCGCTCGCGCGCACGGTCGAGTATTTCCGCATTCCGCGCAGCGTGCTGACGGTCTGCCTCGGCAAATCGACGTACGCGCGCTGCGGCATCATCGTCAACGTGACGCCGTTCGAGCCGGAATGGGAAGGGCACGTCACGCTCGAATTCTCAAATACGACACCTTTGCCTGCGAAAATCTACGCGAACGAAGGCGTTGCGCAGGTGCTGTTCTTCGAAAGCGACGAGATTTGCGACGTGTCGTATGCGGATCGCGGCGGCAAATATCAAGGACAGCATGGCGTGACGTTACCGAAGACGTAA
- a CDS encoding superoxide dismutase family protein: MRKRIGGEAIKTIVVLAAASALLSGCMGFLKPQEKRADAQLLPTLGNQTRGMVTFIERSDGVQVTYNLTGLPPNSDHALQVHERGDCNSADGAGAGAVFAPAAERLKSGSRVEGDLGNIHADAAGVAAGFIVAPDVSLDGVRSVLQRAVLVHREASDPYAYPQHGAGPALACGLIRQ, encoded by the coding sequence ATGAGAAAACGAATCGGCGGCGAGGCGATCAAGACCATCGTCGTCCTGGCTGCGGCCAGCGCCCTGCTGTCAGGGTGCATGGGCTTCCTGAAGCCACAGGAGAAACGCGCTGACGCGCAACTGCTGCCGACGCTGGGCAACCAGACGCGCGGCATGGTTACGTTCATCGAACGTTCTGACGGCGTTCAGGTGACCTACAACCTCACGGGCTTGCCGCCGAACAGCGATCACGCGCTGCAGGTGCACGAACGCGGCGACTGCAATTCCGCCGACGGCGCCGGCGCGGGCGCCGTGTTCGCACCCGCTGCGGAGCGGCTGAAGTCGGGTTCGCGCGTCGAGGGCGACCTCGGCAACATCCACGCGGACGCGGCGGGCGTGGCGGCGGGCTTCATCGTCGCGCCGGATGTCTCGCTCGACGGCGTGCGCTCCGTGCTGCAGCGCGCCGTGCTGGTCCACCGCGAAGCGTCCGATCCCTACGCGTATCCGCAACACGGCGCCGGCCCCGCGCTCGCGTGCGGGCTGATCCGTCAGTAA
- the apbC gene encoding iron-sulfur cluster carrier protein ApbC, with protein MSIDRALVDAALAAIADPNTQKPFAAAKNFRNVSVDGATVSVDVVLGYPARRQFEAIRAQVEQALRAVPGVEAARVQVSQDIAAHTVQRGVKLLPNVKNIVAVASGKGGVGKSTTAVNLALALASEGASVGILDADIYGPSLPMMLGIEGRPESPDGQSMNPMAGHGVQANSIGFLVEQDNPMVWRGPMATSALEQLLRQTSWKDLDYLIVDMPPGTGDIQLTLSQRVPVTGAVIVTTPQDIALLDAKKGLKMFEKVGIPILGIVENMGMHICSNCGHEEHIFGTGGAERMSKEYGVDVLGSLPLDIAIREQADSGTPTVVADPDGRIAEIYRTIARKVAIHIAERSRDMSSKFPTIVVQNT; from the coding sequence ATGAGCATCGATCGGGCTTTGGTAGACGCCGCCCTCGCGGCCATCGCCGACCCTAACACCCAAAAGCCCTTCGCCGCAGCGAAGAACTTCAGGAACGTCAGCGTCGATGGTGCCACGGTCAGCGTCGACGTGGTACTCGGCTATCCGGCCAGGCGTCAGTTCGAAGCGATCCGCGCGCAAGTCGAGCAGGCGCTGCGCGCGGTGCCTGGCGTCGAAGCGGCGCGTGTGCAAGTGTCGCAGGACATCGCTGCGCATACCGTGCAGCGGGGCGTCAAACTGTTGCCGAACGTGAAGAATATCGTGGCCGTTGCGTCGGGCAAGGGCGGTGTCGGCAAGAGCACGACGGCCGTGAACCTTGCGCTTGCGCTGGCGAGCGAAGGCGCGTCGGTGGGTATTCTGGATGCCGACATCTACGGCCCGTCGCTGCCCATGATGCTCGGCATCGAGGGCCGCCCGGAGTCGCCCGACGGCCAGTCGATGAACCCGATGGCGGGCCATGGCGTGCAGGCGAACTCGATCGGCTTTCTGGTCGAACAGGACAACCCGATGGTGTGGCGCGGCCCGATGGCCACGTCCGCGCTCGAGCAGTTGCTGCGGCAGACCAGCTGGAAAGATCTCGACTACCTGATCGTCGACATGCCGCCGGGCACGGGCGACATCCAGCTCACGCTGTCGCAGCGCGTGCCCGTCACGGGCGCCGTGATCGTCACGACGCCGCAGGACATCGCGTTGCTCGATGCTAAGAAGGGCTTGAAGATGTTCGAGAAGGTAGGCATTCCGATTCTCGGCATCGTCGAGAACATGGGCATGCATATCTGCTCGAACTGCGGTCACGAAGAGCATATCTTCGGGACGGGCGGGGCGGAACGGATGTCGAAGGAATATGGCGTCGACGTGCTCGGCAGCCTGCCGCTCGACATCGCGATCCGCGAACAGGCCGACTCGGGCACGCCGACCGTGGTCGCGGACCCGGACGGCCGCATCGCGGAGATCTACCGGACGATTGCGCGCAAGGTCGCGATTCATATCGCCGAGCGCTCGCGCGACATGAGCTCGAAGTTCCCGACCATCGTCGTGCAGAACACATAA
- a CDS encoding OmpA family protein gives MNAKIMTRLSALAVVGALLGGCATQQGTDTAVGTGVGAGTGAALGAIFGGGKGAAIGAGVGAAVGGVTGYNWQNIKNKLSGATKGTGTQITEQPDGSLKLNIPSSVTFDTNSYAIKPTFAPVLTQVAQTLNQNPEVVAQVVGHTDSTGQPAYNQTLSVNRAQSVVNQLAQDGVAQQRLAASGMGANQPIADNNTEAGRAQNRRVEIYLRATAQHAQ, from the coding sequence ATGAATGCAAAAATCATGACCCGTTTGTCGGCACTGGCTGTCGTCGGTGCGCTGCTCGGCGGCTGCGCGACCCAGCAAGGCACGGATACGGCTGTCGGCACGGGCGTCGGCGCAGGCACGGGCGCCGCGCTCGGCGCGATCTTCGGCGGCGGCAAGGGCGCTGCGATCGGCGCAGGCGTCGGCGCGGCTGTCGGCGGCGTGACCGGCTACAACTGGCAGAACATCAAGAACAAGCTGTCGGGCGCGACGAAGGGCACGGGCACGCAGATCACCGAGCAGCCGGACGGCTCGCTGAAGCTGAACATCCCGAGCTCGGTCACGTTCGACACGAACAGCTACGCGATCAAGCCGACGTTTGCTCCCGTGCTGACGCAGGTTGCGCAAACGCTGAACCAGAATCCGGAAGTCGTCGCGCAAGTCGTGGGCCACACGGACAGCACCGGCCAGCCCGCCTACAATCAGACGCTCTCCGTCAACCGCGCGCAAAGCGTCGTGAACCAGCTCGCGCAAGACGGCGTCGCGCAACAGCGCCTCGCGGCATCGGGCATGGGCGCCAACCAGCCGATCGCCGACAACAACACGGAAGCGGGCCGCGCGCAAAACCGCCGCGTCGAAATCTACCTGCGCGCGACGGCGCAGCACGCCCAATAA
- the metG gene encoding methionine--tRNA ligase — MSATDATAVQSADLTAASAPKGRRQILVTSALPYANGQIHIGHLVEYIQTDIWVRALRMHGHEVYYVGADDTHGTPIMLKAEQEGITPKQLIERVWQEHKRDFDNFGISFDNYYSTDSEENRVLSESIYTALQKAGLIEARDIEQAYDPVKEMFLPDRFIKGECPKCHAKDQYGDNCEVCGSTYQPTELINPYSVVSGATPVKKTSTHYFFKLSDPRCENFLRGWVGGLAQQEATNKMREWLGDAGEAKLADWDISRDAPYFGFEIPGAPGKYFYVWLDAPVGYYASFRNLAEKRGLDFDAWTKQGATTEQYHFIGKDILYFHTLFWPAMLEFSGHRTPTNVFAHGFLTVDGAKMSKSRGTFITANSVIETGMNPEWLRYYFAAKLNSTMEDIDLNLEDFQARVNSDLVGKYVNIASRAAGFLIKRFDGRVQDSAMQHPLLASLRTAIPQIAAHYEARDYGRALRQTMELADAVNAYVDTAKPWDQAKDPANAVALHETCSVSLEAFRLLSLALKPVLPKVIEAAESFLGVEPLTWSHANTPLSSARAINAYKHLMTRVDPKQIEALLAANRGSLQPAVSPEAQAADAKTKAKAHAKATAAVHGDAQAKPDDSGIITIDDFAKIDLRIAKIVDCRAVEGSDKLLQLTLDVGEEKTRNVFSGIKSAYQPEQLVGKLTVMVANLAPRKMKFGLSEGMVLAASAADEKAEPGIYVLEPDSGAKPGMRVK; from the coding sequence ATGTCAGCAACCGACGCCACCGCGGTTCAATCCGCGGACCTCACCGCCGCCAGCGCGCCGAAGGGCCGCCGTCAGATCCTCGTCACGTCTGCCCTGCCGTACGCGAACGGGCAAATCCATATCGGCCATCTGGTCGAATATATCCAGACGGACATCTGGGTCCGCGCGCTGCGAATGCACGGGCACGAGGTCTACTACGTCGGCGCCGACGACACGCACGGCACCCCGATCATGCTGAAGGCGGAGCAGGAAGGCATCACGCCGAAGCAGCTGATCGAGCGCGTGTGGCAGGAGCACAAGCGCGACTTCGACAACTTCGGCATTTCGTTCGACAACTACTACTCGACGGATTCCGAAGAGAATCGCGTATTGTCTGAATCGATCTACACGGCATTGCAGAAGGCCGGCCTGATCGAAGCGCGCGACATCGAGCAGGCGTACGACCCGGTCAAGGAAATGTTCCTGCCGGACCGCTTCATCAAGGGCGAGTGCCCGAAGTGCCACGCCAAGGACCAGTACGGCGACAACTGCGAAGTGTGCGGCTCGACCTATCAGCCGACCGAGCTGATCAATCCGTATTCCGTCGTGTCGGGCGCGACGCCCGTGAAGAAGACCTCGACGCACTACTTCTTCAAGCTGTCCGATCCGCGCTGCGAGAATTTCCTGCGCGGCTGGGTCGGCGGCCTCGCGCAGCAGGAAGCGACCAACAAGATGCGCGAATGGCTCGGCGACGCGGGTGAAGCGAAGCTCGCCGACTGGGACATCTCGCGCGACGCGCCCTACTTCGGCTTCGAGATTCCCGGCGCGCCGGGCAAGTATTTCTACGTGTGGCTGGACGCGCCCGTCGGCTACTACGCGAGCTTCCGCAATCTGGCGGAAAAGCGCGGCCTCGATTTCGACGCGTGGACGAAGCAAGGTGCGACGACCGAGCAGTATCACTTCATCGGCAAGGACATCCTGTATTTCCACACGCTGTTCTGGCCGGCCATGCTGGAATTTTCGGGCCATCGCACGCCGACCAACGTGTTCGCGCACGGCTTCCTGACCGTCGACGGCGCGAAGATGTCGAAGTCGCGCGGCACGTTCATCACCGCCAACAGCGTGATCGAAACGGGGATGAACCCCGAGTGGCTGCGCTACTACTTCGCGGCCAAGCTGAACAGCACGATGGAAGACATCGACCTGAATCTCGAGGACTTCCAGGCGCGCGTGAACAGCGATCTCGTCGGCAAGTACGTGAACATCGCGAGCCGCGCGGCGGGCTTTCTGATCAAGCGTTTCGACGGGCGCGTGCAGGACAGCGCGATGCAGCATCCGCTGCTCGCGTCGCTGCGCACGGCGATTCCGCAGATCGCCGCGCATTACGAGGCACGCGACTACGGCCGCGCGCTGCGTCAGACCATGGAACTCGCAGACGCCGTCAACGCGTACGTCGATACGGCCAAGCCGTGGGATCAGGCGAAGGACCCGGCCAATGCCGTCGCGCTGCACGAGACGTGCAGCGTGTCGCTCGAGGCGTTCCGGCTGCTGTCGCTGGCCCTCAAGCCCGTGCTGCCGAAGGTCATCGAAGCGGCCGAATCGTTCCTCGGCGTCGAGCCGCTGACGTGGTCGCACGCGAATACGCCGCTGAGCTCGGCGCGCGCGATCAACGCATACAAGCATCTGATGACGCGCGTCGACCCGAAGCAGATCGAGGCGCTGCTCGCCGCGAACCGGGGCTCGCTGCAGCCGGCTGTGTCGCCCGAGGCCCAGGCCGCCGACGCAAAAACCAAAGCCAAGGCGCACGCGAAAGCGACGGCGGCCGTGCACGGCGACGCGCAAGCGAAGCCGGACGACAGCGGCATCATCACGATCGACGACTTCGCGAAGATCGATCTGCGCATCGCGAAGATCGTCGACTGCCGCGCGGTCGAGGGGTCGGACAAGCTGCTGCAACTCACGCTCGACGTCGGCGAGGAGAAAACGCGCAACGTGTTCTCCGGCATCAAGTCGGCGTATCAACCGGAACAGCTGGTCGGCAAGCTGACCGTGATGGTCGCGAACCTCGCGCCCCGCAAGATGAAGTTCGGGTTGTCGGAAGGCATGGTGCTCGCGGCATCGGCGGCTGACGAAAAGGCCGAACCGGGCATCTATGTGCTCGAACCGGACAGCGGCGCGAAGCCCGGCATGCGCGTCAAGTAA